From one Tsukamurella tyrosinosolvens genomic stretch:
- a CDS encoding TetR/AcrR family transcriptional regulator — MVDRSMPTRERLVVAMGELLRRQGYGATTVKQLTEAAGATMGSLYHHFPGGKPEVAAAALRSSGAAYLALLPTLLDGAPDLDDAIPGAFALAAEHIAEAGWITMCPVGTVAGEVADSEPEVAAAAAEVFADWIAGGTAYFAARGLEDAAARELTLAVLSSLEGAFILARSLRSPDPLLAAGSALREHVRRVATGTPGRAEHGAAGTA; from the coding sequence ATGGTCGACCGGTCAATGCCCACCCGCGAGCGCCTCGTCGTGGCGATGGGCGAACTCCTGCGCCGCCAGGGCTACGGCGCCACCACTGTCAAGCAGCTCACGGAGGCCGCGGGCGCCACGATGGGCTCGCTCTACCACCACTTCCCCGGCGGGAAACCCGAGGTCGCCGCAGCGGCGCTGCGGTCCTCCGGAGCCGCGTACCTGGCGCTGCTCCCCACCCTGCTCGACGGTGCGCCCGACCTCGACGACGCGATCCCGGGTGCCTTCGCGCTGGCCGCCGAGCACATCGCCGAGGCGGGCTGGATCACGATGTGCCCCGTCGGAACCGTCGCGGGCGAGGTCGCCGACTCCGAGCCCGAGGTGGCCGCCGCGGCGGCGGAGGTCTTCGCGGACTGGATCGCCGGCGGCACCGCGTACTTCGCCGCGCGCGGCCTCGAGGACGCGGCAGCGCGGGAACTGACACTGGCGGTGCTGAGCTCGCTCGAGGGCGCGTTCATCCTCGCGCGATCGCTGCGCAGCCCGGATCCCCTGCTGGCAGCGGGATCCGCGCTGCGCGAGCATGTACGACGGGTCGCCACCGGTACCCCCGGCCGGGCCGAACACGGCGCAGCGGGAACGGCCTAG
- a CDS encoding alpha/beta fold hydrolase, with amino-acid sequence MPEVSVSAGRVHYEEFGDGPPVVLLHGLLMDHTVWNAVLPLLPQGHRYLLPDLPLGAHPIPLNADADLSNEGIAHLIADFLEALDLRDVVLVHSDWGGGLLLTALGRDERIGRLVILPSTAFDNFPPGLPGKAATVAARLPGLTLGLRALRIGAVRRLPILFGRMARDVPDATMRAWTRPAIEDPLIRRDLLKHARAPFDRADLVRGTEALRAFTGDALVLWIADGTVMPRDHGRRLADLLPRGRLVELADCYVLAMIDSPRTVADELSAFLAESAPARRD; translated from the coding sequence ATGCCGGAGGTGTCCGTCTCTGCGGGCCGGGTCCACTACGAGGAGTTCGGCGACGGTCCGCCGGTCGTCCTCCTGCACGGCCTGCTCATGGACCACACCGTGTGGAACGCCGTGCTGCCGCTGCTGCCCCAGGGGCACCGCTACCTGCTGCCGGACCTGCCGCTCGGCGCCCACCCGATCCCGCTGAACGCGGACGCGGACCTGTCGAACGAGGGGATCGCCCACCTCATCGCGGACTTCCTCGAAGCTCTCGACCTGCGCGACGTCGTCCTCGTGCACAGCGATTGGGGCGGGGGCCTGCTTCTGACGGCGCTCGGGCGCGACGAGCGGATCGGCCGGCTCGTGATCCTGCCGAGCACCGCGTTCGACAACTTCCCTCCGGGCCTCCCCGGGAAGGCGGCCACGGTCGCCGCACGCCTGCCCGGCCTGACGCTCGGCCTACGTGCTCTGCGCATCGGCGCCGTCCGGCGCCTGCCGATCCTCTTCGGGCGCATGGCGCGCGACGTTCCGGACGCGACGATGCGGGCCTGGACCCGTCCCGCGATCGAGGATCCCCTCATCCGCCGCGACCTGCTCAAACACGCCCGCGCTCCGTTCGACCGCGCCGACCTCGTGCGCGGGACCGAGGCTCTGCGCGCCTTCACCGGCGACGCCCTCGTGCTCTGGATCGCCGACGGCACCGTCATGCCGCGCGACCACGGGCGGCGGCTCGCCGACCTGCTGCCGCGCGGTCGGCTCGTGGAACTGGCGGACTGCTACGTGCTGGCGATGATCGACAGCCCGCGGACCGTCGCCGACGAGTTGTCCGCCTTCCTCGCGGAATCGGCCCCGGCGCGGCGGGATTGA
- a CDS encoding glycerophosphodiester phosphodiesterase family protein: MTTRSRILSRAAALAAAVTVALGSGAVAAPVWAAPSGSFDLQSHRGGRGEHTEESLYGFARSLELGVTTLELDVVLTKDDVPLIWHDPTVQADKCTDTAPATPGDKQFPYVGKTIHDLTYAQVQTLVCAKKLAKFPAAKVVEGNRIATLPQLFDLVAQYQGNTARFNIETKIEAEERAKSAEPAAFVTQILGAARRAGVLDRITVQSFDWRSLPLVRAQAPSVPLVALYDATTWKKGSAWLGPVSYEKSGGDVVRAATEAGFDVLSPDYELSDAKTVAAAHAAGLKVIPWTVNDEKDMRAQLGLGVDGIITDYPTRLRGVLAAAGKPLPRAFAK; the protein is encoded by the coding sequence ATGACCACCCGCTCCCGCATCCTGTCCCGCGCCGCCGCGCTCGCGGCCGCCGTCACCGTCGCACTCGGCAGCGGGGCGGTCGCCGCCCCCGTCTGGGCGGCACCGTCGGGCTCCTTCGACCTGCAGTCGCATCGCGGCGGCCGGGGGGAGCACACCGAGGAATCGCTGTACGGCTTCGCGCGGTCGCTCGAGCTCGGGGTGACGACGCTCGAGCTCGACGTCGTGCTCACCAAGGACGACGTCCCGCTCATCTGGCACGACCCGACGGTGCAGGCCGACAAGTGCACCGACACGGCGCCCGCGACGCCCGGGGACAAGCAGTTCCCGTACGTGGGCAAGACGATTCACGACCTCACGTACGCCCAGGTGCAGACCCTGGTCTGCGCGAAGAAGCTGGCGAAGTTCCCCGCGGCGAAGGTGGTCGAGGGCAACCGGATCGCGACGCTGCCGCAGCTCTTCGACCTGGTCGCGCAATACCAGGGCAACACCGCGCGGTTCAACATCGAGACCAAGATCGAGGCCGAGGAGCGCGCGAAGTCGGCGGAGCCCGCCGCCTTCGTCACACAGATCCTGGGTGCCGCGCGACGCGCGGGGGTGCTCGACCGGATCACGGTCCAGAGCTTCGACTGGCGTTCGCTGCCGCTGGTGCGGGCGCAGGCACCGTCGGTGCCGCTGGTCGCGCTGTACGACGCCACGACGTGGAAGAAGGGCTCCGCCTGGCTCGGCCCCGTCAGCTACGAGAAGTCCGGCGGCGACGTCGTCCGGGCCGCGACGGAGGCCGGCTTCGACGTGCTCTCCCCCGATTACGAGCTGTCCGACGCGAAGACGGTGGCCGCCGCGCACGCCGCCGGGCTGAAAGTCATCCCCTGGACCGTCAACGACGAGAAGGACATGCGCGCGCAGCTCGGGCTCGGCGTCGACGGCATCATCACCGACTACCCCACGCGCCTGCGCGGCGTGCTCGCCGCGGCGGGGAAGCCGCTCCCCCGGGCGTTCGCGAAGTAG